The Acidobacteriota bacterium genome window below encodes:
- a CDS encoding ABC transporter ATP-binding protein has protein sequence MVIDVQHLTKTYGSFKAVDDFSFGVGPGEVVGLIGPNGAGKTSTLRCLVGIQAPTTGTITIGGHDIVSDAVAAKAQLAFMADEPQLFDYLTVMEHMRLTARLYKVLDVEARAKRLLDELELTGKEQSLPVELSRGMKQKVAIACGLLHDPAVLLFDEPLTGLDPLGIRRMKETIVARGRAGAAVMVSSHLLHMVEEICTRVIIIDHGRKIADGTLDQLKAQPELAAAGSSLEQIFLTATAREP, from the coding sequence ATGGTGATTGACGTCCAGCACCTGACCAAGACGTACGGCTCGTTCAAGGCCGTGGACGACTTCTCGTTCGGCGTCGGTCCCGGCGAGGTCGTCGGCCTCATCGGCCCGAACGGCGCCGGCAAGACCTCCACGCTGCGCTGCCTGGTCGGCATCCAGGCCCCCACCACCGGCACCATCACCATCGGTGGCCACGACATCGTCTCGGACGCGGTCGCCGCCAAGGCCCAGCTCGCGTTCATGGCAGATGAGCCCCAACTGTTCGACTACCTCACGGTGATGGAGCACATGCGCCTCACCGCGCGGCTTTACAAGGTGCTCGACGTCGAGGCGCGTGCCAAGCGGCTGCTCGACGAGCTGGAACTCACCGGGAAAGAGCAGTCGCTGCCGGTGGAACTCTCGCGCGGCATGAAGCAGAAGGTGGCCATCGCGTGCGGCCTGCTGCACGATCCGGCGGTGCTGCTGTTCGACGAGCCGCTGACCGGCCTTGACCCGCTCGGCATCCGGCGGATGAAGGAGACCATCGTGGCGCGCGGCCGGGCCGGCGCGGCCGTGATGGTGTCGTCGCATCTGCTGCACATGGTCGAGGAGATCTGCACGCGCGTCATCATCATCGATCACGGCAGGAAGATCGCCGACGGGACGCTCGACCAACTCAAGGCGCAGCCGGAGCTGGCTGCGGCCGGCTCGTCGCTCGAGCAGATCTTCCTCACGGCCACCGCGCGCGAGCCGTAG
- a CDS encoding metalloregulator ArsR/SmtB family transcription factor → MRLPETELQVFKAEFFRALAHPVRIRLLEELRAGDRSVQELQEALGLDQPSVSQQLAILRAKNLVTASKAGTSVRYAVRDPLIHELLATARAIFNNRLVDTQTMLKELRREARRVV, encoded by the coding sequence ATGCGATTGCCTGAGACGGAGCTGCAGGTCTTCAAGGCGGAGTTCTTCCGCGCCCTCGCGCACCCGGTCCGCATCCGCCTGCTCGAGGAGCTGCGCGCCGGCGACCGCAGCGTCCAGGAATTGCAGGAGGCGCTCGGGCTCGACCAACCGTCGGTGTCGCAGCAGCTCGCCATCCTGCGCGCCAAGAACCTCGTGACGGCCAGTAAGGCCGGCACCTCCGTCCGTTACGCCGTCCGCGACCCGCTTATCCACGAGTTGCTCGCCACGGCCCGCGCCATCTTCAACAACCGCCTGGTCGATACGCAGACGATGCTCAAGGAACTGAGACGAGAGGCGCGGCGCGTCGTATGA
- a CDS encoding VWA domain-containing protein codes for MLTRTRFRVAVGVAMASFWWLAPMVAQVQQPRAPVPFRAGVTLVPVDIRVVDADGNPVTNLKAADFTIFENGVRQDIAHFSTQSSLAATPETAGSSARAPRTFFIVLGRGRLNDPGKGLDAIIEFVRSRLVPGDRVAVLAFLHLAELTTDREAVVRLLERYRARHEAIDDKLDRDGKRIRAGAPDWPLAPDTQVDLAALFDAPGLPRIQLFPGGSGGKQINFWDGGYLRRMIEYLRYVEGEKHLVLMVERAVSQADSYAQSAAAARATVSVIQTGGMRPPRPLSGKYGGTFDSSPNATEMMGFLADRALAEETGGVAGFYQSAAKSLDRLIRTTSFEYLLGYYPAKPPADGEYRELRVEVRRRGVTALYRHGYEAQPPPIEPLDLRRIFAEAGFRNALPVDIRLANIPMDLKARLNRGPGEAMTIDVDIAIDPKWVTFVQKGEEWTTCIDVAAFARDAGEKVLGEQRGRIDLKLDAKAYAQQLRERIRYTIAVSVATGHPAHVKVLLYEYEGSRTAHATVRLR; via the coding sequence GTGCTGACGCGAACACGCTTTCGTGTGGCGGTCGGGGTCGCGATGGCGTCCTTCTGGTGGCTGGCGCCGATGGTGGCCCAGGTCCAGCAGCCCCGCGCGCCCGTCCCGTTCCGCGCCGGCGTGACGCTGGTGCCCGTCGACATCCGCGTCGTCGATGCGGATGGAAATCCGGTCACGAATCTCAAGGCGGCGGATTTCACGATCTTCGAGAATGGGGTCAGACAAGACATCGCGCACTTCTCCACCCAGTCCTCTCTTGCGGCGACACCGGAGACAGCCGGCTCATCAGCACGGGCGCCACGGACGTTCTTCATCGTGCTGGGACGTGGCCGCCTGAATGACCCAGGCAAGGGCCTCGATGCCATCATTGAGTTCGTGCGCTCGCGCCTCGTGCCCGGGGATCGGGTGGCGGTGCTGGCCTTCCTTCATCTCGCGGAGTTGACCACCGATCGCGAAGCGGTCGTACGGCTGCTCGAGCGGTACCGCGCGCGGCACGAGGCGATCGACGACAAGCTCGACCGGGACGGCAAACGCATCCGGGCCGGGGCGCCCGATTGGCCGCTTGCACCCGACACTCAAGTCGACCTGGCCGCGCTGTTTGATGCGCCTGGTCTGCCACGCATCCAGCTTTTCCCCGGCGGCTCGGGTGGAAAGCAGATCAACTTCTGGGATGGGGGCTATCTCCGGCGGATGATCGAGTACCTGCGTTATGTCGAGGGCGAGAAACACCTCGTGCTGATGGTGGAGCGTGCGGTCAGTCAGGCCGACTCCTACGCTCAAAGCGCGGCGGCGGCGCGTGCGACGGTGTCGGTGATTCAGACAGGCGGCATGCGACCGCCAAGGCCCCTGTCGGGCAAGTATGGTGGCACGTTCGATTCGTCGCCCAATGCGACCGAGATGATGGGGTTTCTGGCCGACAGGGCCCTGGCAGAGGAGACGGGTGGCGTGGCGGGGTTCTATCAGAGCGCGGCCAAATCGCTCGACCGCCTGATACGAACGACGAGCTTCGAGTACCTGCTCGGCTACTATCCGGCGAAGCCTCCGGCCGACGGGGAGTATCGGGAGCTTCGCGTCGAGGTGAGGCGGCGCGGCGTCACGGCGCTCTATCGCCATGGCTACGAGGCCCAGCCGCCGCCGATTGAGCCGCTCGATCTGCGGCGCATCTTCGCCGAGGCCGGATTCCGAAACGCGCTGCCGGTCGACATCCGGCTGGCCAACATTCCCATGGACCTCAAGGCCCGGCTGAACCGCGGCCCCGGCGAGGCAATGACCATTGACGTCGACATCGCGATTGATCCGAAGTGGGTGACCTTTGTGCAGAAGGGCGAAGAATGGACCACCTGCATCGACGTGGCGGCCTTTGCGCGCGATGCGGGTGAGAAGGTGCTCGGGGAGCAGCGGGGCCGCATCGACCTGAAGCTCGACGCGAAGGCCTATGCACAACAACTGCGTGAGCGCATCCGGTACACAATCGCTGTCAGCGTGGCGACGGGTCATCCGGCGCACGTGAAGGTGCTCCTCTACGAATACGAAGGGTCTCGCACGGCCCATGCCACCGTGCGACTGCGGTAG
- a CDS encoding NADH-quinone oxidoreductase subunit B family protein codes for MKLFQKIRRVGTVTEPLPEGDFEAITLIREIDARAQRLLRRAVGIRHVDAGSCNGCEIEISGLLGPVYDLERFGLHFVASPRHADLLLVTGPVTRNMEIPLRKTYEATPDPKLVVGIGDCARDCGVFAGSYAVVGSVDSVIPVDVVVSGCPPSPTDILRGILVAIGRLELPAKTAVDSRAAATSGVEQQ; via the coding sequence ATGAAGCTGTTCCAGAAGATCCGACGCGTCGGCACGGTGACCGAGCCGCTGCCCGAGGGCGACTTCGAAGCGATCACGCTCATCCGCGAGATCGATGCCCGGGCGCAACGGCTGCTGAGGCGCGCTGTCGGCATCCGCCACGTGGACGCCGGCTCGTGCAACGGCTGCGAAATCGAAATCTCGGGCCTGCTCGGCCCCGTCTACGACCTCGAGCGCTTCGGCCTCCATTTCGTCGCGTCGCCGCGCCACGCGGACCTGTTGCTGGTGACTGGCCCGGTGACCCGCAACATGGAGATTCCCTTGCGCAAGACGTACGAAGCCACGCCCGATCCGAAACTGGTCGTCGGCATCGGCGACTGCGCGAGGGACTGCGGCGTGTTCGCGGGCAGCTACGCGGTGGTGGGCAGCGTCGATTCGGTCATTCCCGTTGATGTCGTCGTCTCCGGATGCCCGCCCTCGCCCACCGACATCCTGCGCGGCATCCTCGTGGCGATTGGCCGGCTGGAGCTGCCGGCGAAGACAGCGGTCGATTCCCGCGCCGCGGCGACCTCGGGGGTGGAGCAGCAATGA
- a CDS encoding type II toxin-antitoxin system VapB family antitoxin — MRITLDLPADLLEEARQAVGLRSKTDTVVLALRELLRGRRIDELKSLLGKVRLDVDLPKSRRRQRRQSA; from the coding sequence ATGCGCATCACCCTGGATCTTCCCGCCGATCTCCTCGAAGAAGCACGCCAGGCGGTCGGGCTCAGATCAAAGACCGACACCGTCGTGCTGGCGCTCCGCGAGTTGCTGCGCGGCCGCCGCATCGACGAACTCAAGTCGCTGTTGGGCAAGGTGCGCCTGGATGTCGATCTCCCGAAGAGCCGGCGGCGCCAGAGGCGGCAGTCCGCATGA
- a CDS encoding delta-60 repeat domain-containing protein, giving the protein MTPSVRSTTRIMAVVCILLGACAVARAQSLDTAFDPGANGNSSAIAVQADGKILVGGYFTMLGGGAGTMTRSPTWPNDPRHSG; this is encoded by the coding sequence ATGACGCCCAGCGTTCGGAGTACTACGCGCATCATGGCCGTCGTGTGCATCCTCCTCGGCGCCTGCGCCGTCGCCCGCGCACAGTCGCTCGACACGGCTTTCGATCCCGGCGCGAATGGCAACAGCAGCGCCATTGCGGTGCAGGCGGATGGGAAGATCCTAGTCGGCGGCTACTTCACGATGCTCGGCGGCGGCGCCGGCACCATGACGCGGTCACCCACGTGGCCGAACGACCCACGCCACTCCGGGTAG
- a CDS encoding RCC1 repeat-containing protein — translation MAERPTPLRVAAGSYHTCALTVGGGVKCWGLNFDGQLGDGTPTSRSTPVNVSGLTSGVSAVAAGRFHTCAVTSGGGVKCWGSNQYGQLGDGTTTHRFTPVDVSGLTSGVIAVTAGYFHTCAVTSGGGVKCWGYNNSGQLGDGTSHTCAVTSGGGVKCWGSNNLGQLGDGTTTQRVTPVDVSALTSGVSAVDAGGYHTCALTAGGGVKCWGLNSIGQLGHGTTTQHLTPVDVSGLTSGVIAVTAGYFHTCAVTSGGGVKCWGYNNSGQLG, via the coding sequence GTGGCCGAACGACCCACGCCACTCCGGGTAGCTGCGGGCAGCTACCACACGTGCGCACTGACCGTCGGCGGCGGCGTGAAGTGCTGGGGCCTTAACTTCGATGGCCAACTGGGTGACGGCACGCCGACGAGTCGTTCCACGCCGGTGAACGTGAGCGGGTTGACGAGTGGCGTGAGCGCGGTGGCCGCGGGCCGCTTCCATACGTGCGCGGTGACGAGCGGCGGCGGCGTGAAGTGCTGGGGCTCTAACCAATATGGCCAGCTGGGCGACGGCACGACGACGCATCGTTTCACGCCGGTGGATGTGAGCGGGTTGACGAGCGGGGTTATCGCGGTGACCGCGGGCTACTTCCATACGTGCGCGGTGACGAGCGGCGGCGGCGTGAAGTGCTGGGGCTACAACAACAGTGGGCAACTGGGCGACGGCACGAGCCATACGTGCGCGGTGACGAGCGGCGGCGGCGTGAAGTGCTGGGGCTCTAACAACTTGGGGCAGCTGGGCGACGGCACGACGACGCAGCGGGTCACGCCGGTGGATGTGAGCGCGTTGACGAGCGGGGTCAGCGCGGTAGACGCGGGCGGCTACCACACGTGCGCACTGACCGCCGGCGGCGGCGTGAAGTGCTGGGGCCTCAACTCGATTGGTCAGCTGGGCCACGGCACGACGACGCAGCATCTCACGCCGGTGGACGTGAGCGGGTTGACGAGCGGGGTTATCGCGGTGACCGCGGGCTACTTCCATACGTGCGCGGTGACGAGCGGCGGCGGCGTGAAGTGCTGGGGCTACAACAACAGTGGGCAACTGGGCG
- a CDS encoding M13 family peptidase, which produces MKRMIAWCVLAGMAGISTVAAQKPAAPQLVSGIDITAFDKSMRPQDDFFRYVNGAWLDKTPIPADKPSYGSFEVLYDKAQENLRAIVEEAGKSGGAPGSDARKIGDFYASFMDEAKVESLGTTPLFVELAAIDAIKTKSDLARAFAHMYVLGCDTPLAAFSEGDFKDPKNTAAFVYQNGLGLPDRDYYTKDDAKLAEYRTKYVAFLEAMHKLAGLPSTDVAATDIMALETHLAKSQWTNVETRDMVKMYNKVATADLATQFPGFDWAAWTGELKIASAPALIIGQPSYVKAVAAAVNEWPVDRWKPYLKSSLIRGFAPYLPKAFVDARFEFYGKTLSGTPEQRPRWKRAVAALDGNLGEMLGKLYVARHFPARAKARMEQLVANLRLAYKDGIDHLDWMSPETRAQAQQKLAAFRPKIGYPNKWRDYSKVQVVRDDLVGNMMRAQAAEFAFQLAKVGKPIDPEEWGMTPQTINAYYNPVRNEVVFPAAILQPPFFNLAADDAVNYGGIGAVIGHEMGHGFDDQGRRFDGTGTMRDWWTKDDASEYQKRTARLVAQFGAYEVLPGLKVNGELTLGENIGDLTGLVIGYRAYHTSLGGKPAPVIDGLTGDQRYFMGWAQVWRSKERDDALRQQVLSNVHAPAKVRGNGPLGNIPEFYTAFGVKPGDKLYIDPAQRVKIW; this is translated from the coding sequence ATGAAGCGGATGATCGCGTGGTGCGTGTTGGCTGGGATGGCAGGGATTTCGACCGTGGCAGCCCAGAAACCGGCCGCGCCACAACTGGTTTCGGGCATCGATATCACGGCGTTCGACAAATCGATGCGGCCACAGGACGACTTCTTCCGCTACGTCAACGGCGCGTGGCTCGACAAGACGCCCATCCCCGCCGACAAACCCTCCTACGGCAGCTTCGAGGTGCTGTACGACAAGGCGCAGGAAAACCTGCGCGCCATTGTCGAGGAGGCAGGCAAATCGGGCGGCGCCCCTGGATCCGACGCCCGCAAGATCGGCGATTTCTACGCCAGCTTCATGGACGAGGCGAAGGTCGAATCACTCGGCACCACGCCACTCTTTGTCGAGCTGGCCGCGATTGACGCGATCAAGACCAAGTCCGACCTCGCCAGAGCCTTTGCCCATATGTACGTGCTCGGCTGCGATACGCCGCTTGCCGCGTTTAGCGAGGGCGACTTCAAGGATCCGAAGAACACGGCGGCCTTCGTCTACCAGAACGGCCTCGGCCTGCCCGATCGCGACTACTACACGAAAGACGATGCGAAACTGGCGGAGTACCGCACGAAGTACGTGGCGTTCCTCGAGGCGATGCACAAGCTCGCCGGGCTCCCATCCACCGATGTCGCGGCCACCGACATCATGGCGCTCGAAACCCACCTGGCGAAAAGCCAGTGGACCAACGTCGAAACGCGCGACATGGTGAAGATGTACAACAAGGTGGCGACCGCCGACCTGGCCACGCAGTTCCCCGGCTTCGATTGGGCCGCGTGGACGGGCGAGCTGAAGATCGCGTCGGCGCCGGCCCTCATCATCGGGCAGCCCTCCTACGTCAAGGCCGTGGCGGCCGCCGTCAACGAGTGGCCCGTCGATCGCTGGAAGCCGTATCTCAAGTCCTCCCTCATCCGCGGCTTTGCGCCGTATCTGCCGAAGGCCTTCGTCGACGCGCGCTTCGAGTTCTACGGCAAGACGCTGAGTGGCACGCCCGAGCAGCGCCCGCGCTGGAAGCGGGCCGTGGCGGCCCTCGACGGCAATCTCGGCGAGATGCTCGGCAAGCTCTACGTCGCCCGTCACTTCCCGGCCCGGGCGAAAGCGCGGATGGAGCAACTGGTCGCCAATCTCCGGCTCGCCTATAAGGACGGCATTGATCATCTCGACTGGATGAGCCCCGAGACCCGGGCGCAGGCGCAGCAGAAGCTGGCCGCCTTCCGGCCGAAGATCGGCTACCCGAACAAGTGGCGCGACTACTCGAAGGTGCAGGTGGTCCGCGACGATCTGGTGGGCAACATGATGCGCGCGCAGGCGGCCGAATTCGCCTTCCAGCTCGCCAAGGTGGGCAAGCCCATCGATCCCGAAGAGTGGGGCATGACGCCGCAGACCATCAACGCGTACTACAACCCCGTCCGCAACGAGGTGGTCTTTCCGGCGGCGATTCTCCAGCCGCCGTTTTTTAACTTAGCGGCCGACGATGCGGTGAACTATGGGGGGATTGGGGCGGTGATTGGCCACGAGATGGGGCATGGGTTCGACGACCAGGGCCGGCGGTTCGACGGCACTGGCACGATGCGCGACTGGTGGACCAAGGATGACGCGTCCGAGTATCAGAAGCGGACCGCGCGCCTGGTGGCGCAGTTCGGCGCGTACGAGGTGCTGCCCGGCCTCAAGGTGAACGGCGAGCTGACGCTGGGCGAGAACATCGGCGATCTGACCGGCCTGGTGATTGGCTATCGCGCCTACCACACGTCGCTTGGCGGCAAGCCCGCGCCCGTCATTGACGGGCTGACCGGCGACCAGCGGTACTTCATGGGCTGGGCGCAGGTGTGGCGGTCGAAGGAGCGCGACGACGCGTTGCGGCAGCAGGTGCTCTCGAACGTGCACGCGCCGGCGAAGGTGCGCGGCAACGGGCCGCTTGGCAACATCCCCGAGTTCTACACCGCGTTTGGCGTGAAGCCCGGCGACAAGCTGTATATCGACCCCGCCCAGCGCGTGAAGATCTGGTAG